From a single Verrucomicrobiales bacterium genomic region:
- a CDS encoding DUF4197 family protein yields the protein MNLRTAFALVGCLVMAAHPTGAQTPVSTLDTKPAFMQVVTNFVYRTNAIVVTNYVVTTNAVAVTNYYNAQGVFLQPVTSIPGLVPIPQTPVPAAAPAPAPAPAAPDPAVVKAGQLQAVRDLLIQGLATSSNQLALAGSFTTNVQQQIQIPQGLTSFDRRKSQSLITAMNLTAEKAAPSVIALLAKTAGQFQTDDPAAVIKGNADAATRGFLTSQRPALDPQIFLLVQQAAADTRLRETYNSVMLKGGGLLGAVLGSGPAVDIEAHVTQGLLQAIVNHWAVQEKTIRTDAAARKTPALQQAFK from the coding sequence ATGAATCTTCGGACCGCCTTTGCTCTCGTTGGGTGTTTAGTGATGGCTGCCCACCCTACCGGTGCGCAAACGCCGGTGTCCACGCTCGATACCAAGCCTGCTTTCATGCAGGTGGTGACCAACTTCGTTTATCGTACGAATGCCATTGTGGTGACCAACTACGTCGTCACCACCAATGCCGTCGCTGTTACCAATTATTACAACGCCCAAGGGGTTTTCCTTCAGCCGGTCACCAGCATCCCGGGGCTGGTTCCGATTCCTCAGACTCCTGTCCCGGCGGCCGCGCCTGCGCCTGCTCCTGCTCCAGCCGCTCCGGATCCGGCGGTGGTCAAGGCCGGCCAGCTCCAGGCGGTGCGTGATCTGCTCATACAAGGTTTAGCCACCTCCTCAAACCAGCTGGCCCTTGCGGGCAGCTTTACCACCAACGTTCAGCAGCAGATCCAGATCCCGCAGGGGTTGACCTCGTTTGATCGACGCAAGAGCCAGTCCCTGATCACGGCGATGAATTTGACGGCGGAGAAGGCCGCCCCGTCGGTGATCGCGCTGCTGGCCAAGACCGCGGGCCAATTCCAAACCGACGACCCGGCTGCGGTGATCAAGGGGAATGCCGATGCCGCGACTCGCGGCTTCCTGACCTCGCAGCGGCCGGCGTTGGATCCCCAGATTTTCCTGCTGGTGCAGCAGGCCGCGGCCGACACCCGGCTTCGAGAGACTTACAACAGTGTGATGCTCAAGGGCGGGGGGTTGCTGGGTGCCGTTCTGGGCTCGGGCCCGGCGGTGGATATCGAGGCTCATGTTACTCAGGGGCTGCTGCAAGCCATTGTTAACCACTGGGCCGTCCAGGAGAAAACCATTCGAACCGATGCTGCTGCGCGAAAGACCCCGGCGCTGCAGCAGGCCTTCAAATAG
- a CDS encoding aminotransferase class V-fold PLP-dependent enzyme translates to MADLLYSDPERFWARLRDEHFLLAPSRVFLNPGSLGVMPRSVLQAVTDSLTRGAEYRSDVMHRWGYEALEAERSEMSEFLGCRLEELAFTHNCTEAMSYIANGLELQAGDEVLTTNQEHPGGSACWKLRQARHGIVVREVEIPLTPQGPEELVDRILSAISPRTRVLSFSGVTSPTGLVLPAKEICRGARERGLIVVLDGAHMDGQVPVNLRDLGCDYFAGSPHKWLFAPPGCGLLFGRDTLLDALWPSVVSAGWDNKAGLHAARFMMTGTNNRSTIDGMIAGLRFLRNLGESVTFARMHQLARLTRGLAASRDYLEVITPDDSRLFQAMVSIRFKTDPGESLWSALVAANIHVLRGQRLRLSTQVHTRPSDIETFFAVCDQVLAC, encoded by the coding sequence GTGGCTGACTTACTCTATTCCGATCCCGAACGGTTTTGGGCTCGACTGCGGGATGAACACTTCCTGCTCGCGCCATCCCGAGTCTTTCTCAATCCTGGCAGCCTGGGCGTCATGCCGCGGTCGGTGCTCCAGGCGGTGACTGATTCGCTGACGCGCGGGGCGGAGTATCGCAGCGATGTCATGCATCGCTGGGGCTATGAGGCTTTGGAAGCGGAACGATCCGAGATGTCGGAATTCTTGGGCTGTCGCCTCGAAGAGCTGGCGTTCACCCACAACTGTACCGAGGCGATGAGCTACATCGCGAACGGTTTAGAACTCCAAGCGGGGGATGAGGTGCTCACAACCAATCAGGAGCATCCCGGAGGCAGTGCGTGCTGGAAACTGCGTCAGGCACGCCATGGGATCGTTGTTCGCGAGGTGGAGATTCCGCTGACTCCCCAGGGCCCGGAGGAGTTGGTAGACCGAATTCTTTCCGCGATATCGCCTCGGACGCGGGTGCTGAGCTTCAGCGGCGTGACCAGCCCCACCGGATTGGTTTTGCCGGCCAAGGAGATCTGTCGTGGCGCCCGTGAACGAGGGCTGATCGTGGTTCTCGATGGGGCACATATGGACGGTCAGGTGCCGGTGAATCTCCGCGACTTGGGATGCGATTATTTTGCCGGCAGCCCGCATAAATGGCTGTTCGCCCCCCCAGGCTGTGGCTTGCTCTTCGGGCGGGACACCCTTCTGGACGCCTTGTGGCCGTCGGTGGTCTCGGCGGGTTGGGACAATAAGGCCGGGCTGCATGCCGCCCGCTTCATGATGACCGGCACCAATAATCGATCGACGATTGATGGCATGATCGCGGGACTGCGTTTCCTGAGGAACCTGGGCGAGTCCGTCACCTTTGCTCGCATGCATCAGTTGGCTCGTTTGACCCGCGGTCTCGCCGCCAGTCGGGACTACCTCGAGGTGATCACTCCGGACGACTCACGCCTGTTTCAGGCCATGGTCTCCATCCGATTCAAAACGGATCCTGGGGAGTCCTTGTGGTCTGCTTTGGTGGCGGCCAACATCCATGTGTTGCGCGGTCAGCGCCTTCGCCTCTCGACCCAGGTTCATACGCGGCCCTCCGACATCGAAACATTCTTCGCCGTCTGCGACCAGGTGCTCGCTTGCTGA
- a CDS encoding phosphopantothenoylcysteine decarboxylase yields MNTPKLIVLGVTGSIAAHKAADLTSLLAKQGCDVRVVMTRDAQRFITPLPFKTLSRHPVVTDLYDEDEGWQPTHVKWADEADLLLIAPATANVIAKLAAGLADDALTCIALALRPEAKLLIAPAMNGKMWQHPATQDNVVRLKQRGAEFVGPDSGLLSCGYEGIGRLEPVESIAETAFAMLGVKRPGVSKPPRSRGKG; encoded by the coding sequence ATGAATACCCCTAAGCTCATCGTGCTCGGCGTCACCGGCTCGATCGCGGCACACAAGGCGGCCGATCTGACCAGCTTGCTCGCCAAGCAGGGATGCGATGTTCGAGTCGTGATGACCCGAGATGCCCAGCGATTTATTACCCCGCTCCCGTTTAAGACCTTGTCGCGGCATCCGGTCGTCACCGATCTCTACGATGAAGATGAGGGGTGGCAGCCGACTCATGTCAAGTGGGCGGATGAAGCGGACTTGCTCTTGATAGCCCCGGCCACGGCCAACGTCATTGCCAAGTTGGCCGCTGGGTTGGCGGATGATGCGTTGACCTGCATCGCCCTGGCATTGCGTCCGGAGGCCAAACTGCTCATCGCCCCTGCCATGAATGGCAAGATGTGGCAACATCCGGCCACTCAGGACAATGTAGTCCGACTTAAACAACGGGGGGCTGAGTTTGTGGGCCCGGATTCCGGCCTCCTCTCCTGCGGGTATGAAGGGATTGGTCGGCTTGAGCCGGTGGAATCGATCGCCGAGACCGCTTTTGCCATGCTGGGTGTCAAGCGGCCTGGAGTGTCCAAGCCCCCTCGATCACGTGGCAAAGGTTGA
- a CDS encoding YicC family protein, whose protein sequence is MTGHGWGEHAVDGHKISVELSSVNRKQSEITVNMPRELDALESRIRDEVNRKVARGRVLVSISLHAMEGQEAASVALNVPLARAYTKAFRKLAKDLGLNSEVTLDQVLRSPGVVQNNQGLAEPESYWAGIKAALEKGLEQLVQMREREGKHLLKDLSSRIKSMRQAVARVQKQAPQVQERYRQNLLERIRAAGLDNADLQDDRLHKEVIYFADRSDISEELTRLRAHFDQFDTVVQQADPVGRTLDFLAQELNREINTLGAKANDSQISREVVLLKTELEKFREQVQNVE, encoded by the coding sequence ATGACGGGTCATGGATGGGGCGAGCACGCGGTCGATGGTCATAAGATCTCCGTGGAGCTGAGTTCGGTGAATCGCAAACAGAGCGAGATCACGGTCAATATGCCTCGCGAACTGGATGCCTTGGAATCCCGGATTCGCGATGAAGTCAACCGCAAGGTGGCGCGGGGGCGCGTGCTGGTGAGCATTTCGCTGCATGCCATGGAAGGGCAGGAGGCGGCCTCGGTTGCCCTGAACGTTCCGTTGGCGCGCGCCTACACCAAAGCCTTTCGTAAGCTTGCCAAAGACCTCGGGCTTAATAGCGAAGTGACCCTGGACCAGGTGCTTCGATCTCCTGGCGTGGTTCAAAACAATCAGGGCCTGGCGGAGCCGGAATCCTATTGGGCTGGGATCAAGGCCGCCTTGGAGAAGGGTCTTGAACAGTTGGTTCAAATGCGGGAGCGGGAGGGAAAACATCTGCTCAAGGACTTGAGCTCCCGGATTAAATCCATGCGGCAGGCGGTGGCGCGCGTGCAGAAGCAAGCGCCGCAGGTGCAGGAACGCTATCGTCAAAATCTGCTGGAACGAATCCGGGCTGCCGGTTTGGACAACGCCGATCTTCAGGACGATCGTCTGCACAAGGAGGTCATCTACTTCGCGGATCGATCGGACATATCCGAAGAGCTGACCCGTTTGCGCGCCCATTTTGATCAGTTTGACACAGTAGTCCAGCAGGCGGATCCGGTTGGCCGAACCCTTGACTTTCTGGCGCAGGAATTGAATCGGGAGATCAACACCCTGGGAGCCAAGGCGAACGACAGCCAGATTTCCCGAGAAGTGGTGCTGCTGAAGACCGAGTTGGAAAAGTTTCGCGAACAGGTTCAGAACGTCGAATGA
- a CDS encoding prolyl oligopeptidase family serine peptidase, with protein sequence MSPSLGMANHERWMSAAPAVPEFIVPATVEEWIPKRHEIRSRLLSLLGELPARPRVPQVRLVSRVQRDGFVEEMFQFDNGAGAVVTGTLLLPEKRSGLAPAVLYCHWHGGHYDSGRQELFQTNAVPEPPGPALVRQGYVVLAIDAYCFGERNGAGPGGAAEKGSGGEMTASKFQLWMGRTLWGMMIRDDLMALDYLCSRPEVDAQRIAVTGISMGATRTWWITALDDRPKTGIAVGCLTRYQDLIQAEGLKHHGIYYFVPGMLRHFDTEAVVALSAPRPMLFMTGDKDQGSPASGIRTIDAKVRLIYGLHGRADAFVNEIYPGVGHVYTPEMWRRTLAWLDRELSPKF encoded by the coding sequence TTGTCGCCATCGCTCGGCATGGCCAATCACGAACGGTGGATGTCGGCGGCCCCGGCAGTGCCGGAGTTCATTGTTCCCGCGACGGTGGAAGAATGGATCCCGAAGCGGCATGAGATCCGCTCTCGGCTCCTTTCGCTGCTAGGCGAGCTCCCGGCTCGGCCCCGGGTGCCCCAGGTTCGCTTGGTGAGCCGAGTCCAGCGAGACGGCTTCGTGGAGGAAATGTTCCAGTTCGACAATGGCGCGGGCGCCGTCGTCACCGGCACCTTGCTGCTTCCCGAGAAACGCTCGGGACTCGCTCCGGCGGTGCTCTATTGCCATTGGCATGGCGGACACTATGACTCGGGACGCCAGGAGCTTTTCCAGACCAATGCCGTTCCGGAACCACCCGGCCCAGCTCTCGTTCGGCAGGGTTATGTGGTGCTGGCGATCGATGCCTATTGCTTCGGCGAACGAAACGGCGCCGGCCCCGGTGGGGCGGCGGAGAAGGGCTCGGGCGGTGAAATGACCGCCTCCAAGTTCCAGCTCTGGATGGGACGTACGCTGTGGGGGATGATGATCAGGGATGATCTCATGGCGTTGGATTATCTGTGCAGCCGTCCCGAGGTGGATGCTCAGAGAATCGCCGTTACTGGTATCAGCATGGGGGCCACCCGAACCTGGTGGATTACCGCTTTGGACGACCGTCCTAAGACCGGCATCGCGGTCGGGTGTTTGACCCGGTATCAAGACCTCATTCAGGCCGAGGGACTCAAGCATCATGGGATTTACTACTTTGTTCCCGGGATGCTTCGTCACTTTGACACGGAGGCGGTGGTTGCTCTTTCGGCCCCGCGGCCGATGTTGTTTATGACCGGAGATAAGGATCAGGGTTCTCCCGCTTCGGGAATCCGAACCATTGATGCCAAAGTCCGGCTGATCTATGGGCTGCATGGCCGTGCGGATGCTTTCGTGAATGAGATCTATCCGGGAGTGGGGCATGTCTACACGCCCGAGATGTGGCGGCGGACCCTGGCTTGGTTGGATCGGGAGCTGAGCCCGAAGTTTTGA
- the gmk gene encoding guanylate kinase yields MKTQEGSSPLLVLLSAPSGAGKTTLCQELLAARPGFTRAITCTTRQPRPGEREGIDYFFLDQATFRRRLEAGDFLEHARVYENYYGTLKAEVTGKLQQGLDVLLTVDVQGARSIQAIAAADPVMNAALVSVFLTPKTLGELEQRLRKRNQNDPADLAKRLAEARRELACWEEFAYLLISTTIPEDLRRMLAIVDAERMRQSRSLPPES; encoded by the coding sequence ATGAAGACTCAAGAAGGATCTAGTCCATTGCTCGTGCTGCTCTCCGCTCCCTCGGGGGCTGGCAAGACCACCCTTTGCCAGGAGCTTCTCGCCGCACGACCTGGCTTCACTCGGGCCATTACCTGCACCACCCGCCAGCCCCGGCCCGGAGAACGAGAGGGCATCGACTATTTCTTCTTGGACCAAGCCACCTTCCGCCGCCGGCTCGAGGCGGGGGACTTCTTAGAGCATGCGCGGGTCTACGAGAATTACTATGGCACCCTCAAAGCCGAGGTGACGGGGAAACTGCAGCAAGGCCTTGATGTGTTGCTGACCGTGGATGTTCAGGGCGCGCGGTCCATTCAGGCCATCGCGGCCGCCGATCCAGTGATGAATGCCGCTCTTGTCTCCGTCTTTCTGACTCCGAAGACCTTGGGCGAACTGGAGCAACGCTTGCGAAAACGCAACCAGAATGACCCAGCCGACCTTGCCAAACGGCTCGCCGAGGCTCGACGGGAGTTGGCCTGCTGGGAGGAATTTGCCTATCTCCTCATCAGTACCACCATTCCTGAAGACCTGAGACGCATGCTGGCGATTGTCGATGCCGAGCGGATGCGTCAGTCGCGCTCACTTCCTCCTGAATCATGA
- a CDS encoding methyltransferase domain-containing protein, protein MKPINDDLAKLLRRTMGLNPQAVSPSSLEEAVAARMSDHGIRSRAKYLAILRCSRQERQSLVEGIRLPSGDFFAHIEPLRALQRWVTNHWLARPSKKPLRVLSVPCATGEEPYSLAISLLESGLQASQFHIDAVDINDRALRHAAAAFYPDGALRHTPEPIRDRYFQREFSGRRICASVRSQVAFLKGDLLGKLRLSDSYDIIFGRSLMMYFVAPAQQRILKQLERLLRPGGLLIVGPTQIRTNKKAETPTWSTPNSGGLIGSQSVLSPVGLQLSTVSLSDEGRARLREAASLVDAHRCNEAADLCIRVLHEHRAVAQAIYLLGRIAQVEGRHFEAREFFRRALYLQPRHRQAQEHLKQVIPPTRPRRVRA, encoded by the coding sequence ATGAAACCCATTAACGACGACTTGGCCAAGCTTTTGAGGAGAACGATGGGTTTGAACCCCCAGGCCGTTTCCCCCAGCAGCCTCGAGGAGGCCGTCGCCGCCCGTATGTCGGATCACGGGATCCGGAGCCGGGCCAAATACCTGGCAATCTTGCGGTGCTCACGCCAGGAGAGACAGAGCCTGGTTGAGGGCATCCGCCTCCCTTCCGGAGACTTCTTTGCTCACATCGAACCTTTGCGGGCTTTGCAAAGGTGGGTGACGAACCATTGGCTGGCTCGTCCCTCCAAGAAACCGCTGCGGGTTCTGAGTGTCCCCTGCGCCACCGGGGAAGAACCCTATTCGCTGGCCATCTCCCTCCTGGAGTCAGGCTTGCAGGCGAGTCAATTCCATATCGATGCTGTCGATATCAATGATCGCGCCCTGAGACACGCGGCTGCGGCCTTCTATCCAGACGGCGCTTTGCGTCATACGCCGGAACCCATTCGGGATCGTTACTTTCAGAGGGAATTCAGCGGACGCCGCATTTGTGCTTCCGTGCGTTCTCAAGTCGCTTTCCTGAAAGGTGATCTTCTCGGGAAGCTTCGGCTGTCCGACTCCTACGACATCATCTTTGGACGCAGCCTGATGATGTATTTCGTCGCGCCGGCTCAGCAGCGGATCCTCAAGCAATTGGAAAGACTGCTCCGCCCGGGAGGCTTGTTGATCGTCGGCCCCACGCAAATCCGGACCAACAAAAAGGCCGAGACGCCCACTTGGTCCACCCCGAATTCCGGCGGGTTGATCGGAAGTCAGTCGGTTTTGTCTCCGGTGGGGCTCCAGCTCTCGACTGTCTCGCTGAGCGACGAAGGCCGGGCTCGACTCCGCGAGGCGGCGAGTCTGGTGGATGCCCACCGTTGCAACGAAGCAGCTGATCTCTGCATTCGCGTGCTGCACGAACATCGGGCCGTCGCTCAGGCGATCTACCTGCTCGGTCGGATCGCCCAGGTGGAAGGCCGTCACTTTGAAGCCCGGGAATTCTTTCGCCGGGCTCTTTACCTCCAGCCGCGCCACCGGCAGGCTCAGGAGCACCTCAAGCAGGTGATTCCGCCCACGCGTCCGCGCCGGGTTCGAGCGTGA